The nucleotide window TTTTACAGCATTAGATTAGACACGATGACTAGGTTTAATCAAGCCCTATCTCACACTATTTATATTTGTATATATATATCGATAGATAATCAAATAGTAAAATAAAACTAATTGTTGAAAGTAGATAGTACTCACTATCAACGCAATGACCGACAAATATAGCCGTGTTGGTTCAGATGTAGCTTAACAAAGAAGGTTACACTGGGAGTAGGTATGTAATACTCATTTTGACCAATAATTATACTCAATAACTTTTGTGATATGAAACTTTGGAATACGAATTTACTGACATAATTTTTGCACATAAAGTACATACTAATAGAGTGATTGTTGGTCAGTTCGTTCAAATGCTTGTCCTAAGGAGACATGATATGCAGTAAAAAACAGAGAGAGGTATATATCTTTGTATATGTGCGCTTGTTTAGTGGTATTGGCATTTATCTAAGTTCATTATATAAACTACATCTCTTACTAATAGTATACCATTAGATTCGGACACTCGGCCTTTTGTTAGATATCTAACTTCGCACAACTATAATAAGAAAAGGCATTTTATAACAATTCATCGTTTGGAGCAACAAATAAGGTTAGCAACAATAGCATATTGACTAAGTAATGATGAAATAGAGTGGAGTACCCAATTTTCCTAATAATTTGATGTAGTCATAAAGGATAACTAAAAGTGCAATCAAAACACAATTTCTGGTACTCAACTTAGTTTCAAGCCATTAGAATGATTTGGATGGCTAAGATTACGCTGAAATGAATGCTTCTACACACTGAAATGCGTCTTAGATACACTCATTTCAGCTACACACTGAAACATGTCTAGACAAACTCATTTTAGCGACAGTAAAATCCGGACGGAGGCTCTACCATTTTATTTTGCTATATTTACAACCCCATAGAGCAGATACAACGAACTGTGTGAAAGTATAAATAATTTTAATATCAAAACATAATCGTCGGCAAATCTAGCCCCATCTGTTCAGAGCTTCAAATATAGAGCTTATTAAAAAAGTTGCACCAAGAGTATATGCACGCTGCTTCTTTAATGGTAGCATTTGTCAAAGTTCGTTCGTCTTAGAAAAACATGTTTAGTACGTAACTAGGAGTAATTAGCAAGTGATACTAGTACGTATATGAGTTCGTTACGATTATGCTGGGTTCGTACCTGGGAAACAACCACCTGACGACCTTGGGACGGACCCGCCTCGTTCTCGTGACCATGGCCGTGGTGCACCGCTCCTTCACGCTTCGCGCCCCCTGCATTCCTCCCGTTCTCCAGCAGCGCCGCCGCTGTCTCATCTTGGGCGTTCGTCGCGGCGGTGGCGGCCGCCTCGCGCTGCTTGCGCTCGTAAAACTGGGTGCCGAGGAAGTCCACGACGAGTGTCACGAGGCTGGCGAGCATGGCGATGGAGCCCGCGAAGGGGAACCGCCGCCACGGCGAGTCCTGAAGGCAAGGGTCCTGGAATTTCTCCTCGGCGTCGTGCATCATGTGCACGAACCCCGTGGCCAGGATCACCCCCGCCGCGAAGGCCTTGGCGAGCACGAACGTCGACCCGCCCCCACCGGCTGCAGCAGCCCCGCCGCGCCACCTGCGGCCGACGAGCGGGATGGCGACGCCCGCGGCGCCCGCCACAAGGATGGCCGCGACGGCGACCATCTTGAGccgcagcgccg belongs to Triticum urartu cultivar G1812 chromosome 7, Tu2.1, whole genome shotgun sequence and includes:
- the LOC125520097 gene encoding zinc transporter 10-like isoform X2, which codes for MERYVVAPYLRAYLHRFAASVSAASCDAGEVGGDVCRDEEAALRLKMVAVAAILVAGAAGVAIPLVGRRWRGGAAAAGGGGSTFVLAKAFAAGVILATGFVHMMHDAEEKFQDPCLQDSPWRRFPFAGSIAMLASLVTLVVDFLGTQFYERKQREAAATAATNAQDETAAALLENGRNAGGAKREGAVHHGHGHENEAGPSQGRQVVVSQILELGIVSHSVIIGLSLGVSQSPCTIKPLVAALSFHQFFEGFALGPAEGSLYALDGFLLCHHSTHRDRRGGGHGVILRPIQPQGVGGGGHS
- the LOC125520097 gene encoding zinc transporter 10-like isoform X3, producing the protein MERYVVAPYLRAYLHRFAASVSAASCDAGEVGGDVCRDEEAALRLKMVAVAAILVAGAAGVAIPLVGRRWRGGAAAAGGGGSTFVLAKAFAAGVILATGFVHMMHDAEEKFQDPCLQDSPWRRFPFAGSIAMLASLVTLVVDFLGTQFYERKQREAAATAATNAQDETAAALLENGRNAGGAKREGAVHHGHGHENEAGPSQGRQVVVSQILELGIVSHSVIIGLSLGVSQSPCTIKPLVAALSFHQFFEGFALGDCISQHPQGSPWGWPWRHSTTHTAPGRWWWRAFLIPCQLVY